A section of the Oryza sativa Japonica Group chromosome 1, ASM3414082v1 genome encodes:
- the LOC4327094 gene encoding protein MALE DISCOVERER 2 isoform X5 has product MAPCGIGIRQTPRPADGPACIALTVKLRFCRELVGTLAPEIGRLQLLKSLILRNNNFRGKIPKEFGGLTALEVLDLSSNNLDGTIPEELMAMPLLKQLSLHDNQFQDDISSLHIQDISDEQAGCLSRKLGCWAGFKDWTSFSDLREKYSTNLASNRTFKSLGEPHIMQNLQSFASAVGRRLLGEVGNLPALSGNYAKSSGPVNSEEIQRAIDVLSLGSGSFSAFPNSEAEVLESAVNTDAAAMQSGAANQSTDEVSGSKHSKWAYFMIIPAAILLISLIVAPILVWRKRGRAAIGPWKTGLSGPLQKAFVTGVPKLNRPELEAACEDFSNIINTFPSCTVFKGTLSSGVEISVVSTAILSLKEWPKSSETCFRKQIDTLSRVNHKNFINLLGYCLENQPFMRMMVFEYAPNGTLSEHLHLKEFEHLDWAARMRIIMGVAYCLQYMHHDLNPPVAITDMRSDTIFMTDDYAAKIADVGIWKEVAIKAKTAKEDSSSRSECPPDIASNVYCFGTLLIEIISGKLPEADDQKSMCNWAAEYLKGKSYSKLVDASLKEHNANELEAVCEVIQECIDPDSDQRPTMRDATRKLRQALNISPEAATPRLSPLWWAELEILSAEAT; this is encoded by the exons ATGGCGCCTTGCGGGATTGGGATCCGGCAGACGCCACGCCCTGCAGATGGTCCGGCGTGCATTGCTTTGACGGTAAAGTTGAGATTTT GCCGAGAATTGGTGGGAACTCTCGCACCTGAGATTGGACGTCTTCAACTTTTGAAATCTCT CATTCTTCGAAACAACAATTTCCGTGGGAAAATTCCCAAAGAGTTCGGAGGGTTAACTGCCCTTGAAGTACTGGATTTGAGCAGCAACAACTTGGATGGAACGATTCCAGAAGAATTAATGGCAATGCCACTGCTCAAGCAGCT GTCACTTCATGACAATCAGTTCCAAGATGATATCTCTTCTTTGCACATTCAAGATATATCTGATGAGCAGGCAGGATGCTTGAGCAGAAAATTAGGTTGCTG GGCGGGGTTTAAGGATTGGACTTCTTTCAGTGATCTCCGAGAGAAATACTCCACCAACCTAGCAAGTAACCGCACAttcaaaa GTCTAGGCGAGCCACACATTATGCAAAATTTGCAGTCCTTTGCAAGTGCCGTGGGCCGCAGGCTGCTCGGTGAAGTTGGCAATCTGCCTGCCCTTTCAGGGAATTATGCTAAATCTTCTGGCCCTGTAAATTCAGAAGAGATCCAAAGGGCTATTGATGTTCTCTCTTTAGGGAGTGGTTCATTCTCTGCATTCCCAAATTCAGAGGCCGAAGTTCTGGAATCAGCTGTAAATACTGATGCTGCTGCAATGCAGTCTGGAGCAGCAAATCAATCAACCGATGAAGTGTCTGGTTCAAAGCACAGCAAGTGGGCATATTTTATGATAATTCCAGCTGCAATATTGCTGATTAGCCTGATTGTGGCTCCAATCTTGGTCTGGCGGAAGCGAGGGCGTGCGGCAATAGGACCTTGGAAAACGGGTCTAAGTGGCCCACTTCAGAAAGCATTTGTAACAG GTGTTCCAAAGCTAAACAGACCTGAACTCGAAGCCGCTTGTGAGGATTTCAGTAACATAATCAACACTTTCCCTAGCTGCACCGTGTTCAAAGGGACATTATCTAGCGGAGTTGAGATCAGTGTTGTTTCCACTGCCATTTTGTCGCTCAAAGAGTGGCCTAAGAGTTCAGAGACATGCTTCAGAAAACAG ATAGACACACTATCAAGAGTAAACCACAAGAATTTCATCAACCTCCTAGGTTATTGCCTGGAAAATCAACCCTTCATGAGAATGATGGTGTTCGAGTATGCTCCAAATGGCACTCTCTCTGAGCATCTCCACC TCAAAGAATTTGAGCATCTGGACTGGGCTGCAAGGATGAGGATCATCATGGGTGTGGCATACTGTCTCCAATACATGCACCATGATCTCAATCCACCTGTTGCGATAACCGACATGCGCTCCGACACAATTTTCATGACAGATGATTATGCTGCCAAG ATTGCTGATGTTGGTATCTGGAAAGAAGTCGCCATAAAAGCAAAGACTGCAAAGGAGGATAGCAGCAGCCGTTCTGAATGTCCTCCTGATATCGCGAGCAACGTCTACTGCTTTGGCACGCTTCTGATAGAGATCATATCCGGAAAGCTCCCTGAAGCAGACGACCAAAAATCCATGTGCAACTGG GCCGCTGAGTATCTGAAGGGCAAGAGCTACAGCAAGCTCGTCGACGCGTCGCTGAAGGAACACAACGCCAACGAGCTGGAGGCCGTCTGCGAGGTGATTCAGGAGTGCATTGATCCCGACTCAGATCAGAGGCCGACGATGAGAGACGCCACCCGCAAGCTGAGACAAGCTCTCAACATCTCGCCGGAGGCAGCGACGCCGCGGCTCTCGCCTCTCTGGTGGGCTGAGCTCGAGATACTCTCTGCAGAGGCAACCTAG
- the LOC4327094 gene encoding protein MALE DISCOVERER 2 isoform X2: MGARWGPRRATVGPHLRDALRHLLFVFLVLLQAQAGRGGATLNGEGMALLELRERVEADPHGALRDWDPADATPCRWSGVHCFDGKVEILNLTGRELVGTLAPEIGRLQLLKSLILRNNNFRGKIPKEFGGLTALEVLDLSSNNLDGTIPEELMAMPLLKQLSLHDNQFQDDISSLHIQDISDEQAGCLSRKLGCWAGFKDWTSFSDLREKYSTNLASLGEPHIMQNLQSFASAVGRRLLGEVGNLPALSGNYAKSSGPVNSEEIQRAIDVLSLGSGSFSAFPNSEAEVLESAVNTDAAAMQSGAANQSTDEVSGSKHSKWAYFMIIPAAILLISLIVAPILVWRKRGRAAIGPWKTGLSGPLQKAFVTGVPKLNRPELEAACEDFSNIINTFPSCTVFKGTLSSGVEISVVSTAILSLKEWPKSSETCFRKQIDTLSRVNHKNFINLLGYCLENQPFMRMMVFEYAPNGTLSEHLHLKEFEHLDWAARMRIIMGVAYCLQYMHHDLNPPVAITDMRSDTIFMTDDYAAKIADVGIWKEVAIKAKTAKEDSSSRSECPPDIASNVYCFGTLLIEIISGKLPEADDQKSMCNWAAEYLKGKSYSKLVDASLKEHNANELEAVCEVIQECIDPDSDQRPTMRDATRKLRQALNISPEAATPRLSPLWWAELEILSAEAT, from the exons ATGGGTGCGCGGTGGGGGCctcgccgcgccaccgtcgGGCCCCACCTCCGCGACGCGCTGCGTCACCTGCTCTTCGTCTTCCTCGTGCTGCTCCAGGCGCaggcggggcgcggcggcgccacgctCAACGGCGAAG GAATGGCGTTGCTCGAGCTGAGGGAGAGGGTGGAGGCTGACCCCCATGGCGCCTTGCGGGATTGGGATCCGGCAGACGCCACGCCCTGCAGATGGTCCGGCGTGCATTGCTTTGACGGTAAAGTTGAGATTTT GAACTTAACAGGCCGAGAATTGGTGGGAACTCTCGCACCTGAGATTGGACGTCTTCAACTTTTGAAATCTCT CATTCTTCGAAACAACAATTTCCGTGGGAAAATTCCCAAAGAGTTCGGAGGGTTAACTGCCCTTGAAGTACTGGATTTGAGCAGCAACAACTTGGATGGAACGATTCCAGAAGAATTAATGGCAATGCCACTGCTCAAGCAGCT GTCACTTCATGACAATCAGTTCCAAGATGATATCTCTTCTTTGCACATTCAAGATATATCTGATGAGCAGGCAGGATGCTTGAGCAGAAAATTAGGTTGCTG GGCGGGGTTTAAGGATTGGACTTCTTTCAGTGATCTCCGAGAGAAATACTCCACCAACCTAGCAA GTCTAGGCGAGCCACACATTATGCAAAATTTGCAGTCCTTTGCAAGTGCCGTGGGCCGCAGGCTGCTCGGTGAAGTTGGCAATCTGCCTGCCCTTTCAGGGAATTATGCTAAATCTTCTGGCCCTGTAAATTCAGAAGAGATCCAAAGGGCTATTGATGTTCTCTCTTTAGGGAGTGGTTCATTCTCTGCATTCCCAAATTCAGAGGCCGAAGTTCTGGAATCAGCTGTAAATACTGATGCTGCTGCAATGCAGTCTGGAGCAGCAAATCAATCAACCGATGAAGTGTCTGGTTCAAAGCACAGCAAGTGGGCATATTTTATGATAATTCCAGCTGCAATATTGCTGATTAGCCTGATTGTGGCTCCAATCTTGGTCTGGCGGAAGCGAGGGCGTGCGGCAATAGGACCTTGGAAAACGGGTCTAAGTGGCCCACTTCAGAAAGCATTTGTAACAG GTGTTCCAAAGCTAAACAGACCTGAACTCGAAGCCGCTTGTGAGGATTTCAGTAACATAATCAACACTTTCCCTAGCTGCACCGTGTTCAAAGGGACATTATCTAGCGGAGTTGAGATCAGTGTTGTTTCCACTGCCATTTTGTCGCTCAAAGAGTGGCCTAAGAGTTCAGAGACATGCTTCAGAAAACAG ATAGACACACTATCAAGAGTAAACCACAAGAATTTCATCAACCTCCTAGGTTATTGCCTGGAAAATCAACCCTTCATGAGAATGATGGTGTTCGAGTATGCTCCAAATGGCACTCTCTCTGAGCATCTCCACC TCAAAGAATTTGAGCATCTGGACTGGGCTGCAAGGATGAGGATCATCATGGGTGTGGCATACTGTCTCCAATACATGCACCATGATCTCAATCCACCTGTTGCGATAACCGACATGCGCTCCGACACAATTTTCATGACAGATGATTATGCTGCCAAG ATTGCTGATGTTGGTATCTGGAAAGAAGTCGCCATAAAAGCAAAGACTGCAAAGGAGGATAGCAGCAGCCGTTCTGAATGTCCTCCTGATATCGCGAGCAACGTCTACTGCTTTGGCACGCTTCTGATAGAGATCATATCCGGAAAGCTCCCTGAAGCAGACGACCAAAAATCCATGTGCAACTGG GCCGCTGAGTATCTGAAGGGCAAGAGCTACAGCAAGCTCGTCGACGCGTCGCTGAAGGAACACAACGCCAACGAGCTGGAGGCCGTCTGCGAGGTGATTCAGGAGTGCATTGATCCCGACTCAGATCAGAGGCCGACGATGAGAGACGCCACCCGCAAGCTGAGACAAGCTCTCAACATCTCGCCGGAGGCAGCGACGCCGCGGCTCTCGCCTCTCTGGTGGGCTGAGCTCGAGATACTCTCTGCAGAGGCAACCTAG
- the LOC4327094 gene encoding protein MALE DISCOVERER 2 isoform X6, translating to MAPCGIGIRQTPRPADGPACIALTVKLRFCRELVGTLAPEIGRLQLLKSLILRNNNFRGKIPKEFGGLTALEVLDLSSNNLDGTIPEELMAMPLLKQLSLHDNQFQDDISSLHIQDISDEQAGCLSRKLGCWAGFKDWTSFSDLREKYSTNLASLGEPHIMQNLQSFASAVGRRLLGEVGNLPALSGNYAKSSGPVNSEEIQRAIDVLSLGSGSFSAFPNSEAEVLESAVNTDAAAMQSGAANQSTDEVSGSKHSKWAYFMIIPAAILLISLIVAPILVWRKRGRAAIGPWKTGLSGPLQKAFVTGVPKLNRPELEAACEDFSNIINTFPSCTVFKGTLSSGVEISVVSTAILSLKEWPKSSETCFRKQIDTLSRVNHKNFINLLGYCLENQPFMRMMVFEYAPNGTLSEHLHLKEFEHLDWAARMRIIMGVAYCLQYMHHDLNPPVAITDMRSDTIFMTDDYAAKIADVGIWKEVAIKAKTAKEDSSSRSECPPDIASNVYCFGTLLIEIISGKLPEADDQKSMCNWAAEYLKGKSYSKLVDASLKEHNANELEAVCEVIQECIDPDSDQRPTMRDATRKLRQALNISPEAATPRLSPLWWAELEILSAEAT from the exons ATGGCGCCTTGCGGGATTGGGATCCGGCAGACGCCACGCCCTGCAGATGGTCCGGCGTGCATTGCTTTGACGGTAAAGTTGAGATTTT GCCGAGAATTGGTGGGAACTCTCGCACCTGAGATTGGACGTCTTCAACTTTTGAAATCTCT CATTCTTCGAAACAACAATTTCCGTGGGAAAATTCCCAAAGAGTTCGGAGGGTTAACTGCCCTTGAAGTACTGGATTTGAGCAGCAACAACTTGGATGGAACGATTCCAGAAGAATTAATGGCAATGCCACTGCTCAAGCAGCT GTCACTTCATGACAATCAGTTCCAAGATGATATCTCTTCTTTGCACATTCAAGATATATCTGATGAGCAGGCAGGATGCTTGAGCAGAAAATTAGGTTGCTG GGCGGGGTTTAAGGATTGGACTTCTTTCAGTGATCTCCGAGAGAAATACTCCACCAACCTAGCAA GTCTAGGCGAGCCACACATTATGCAAAATTTGCAGTCCTTTGCAAGTGCCGTGGGCCGCAGGCTGCTCGGTGAAGTTGGCAATCTGCCTGCCCTTTCAGGGAATTATGCTAAATCTTCTGGCCCTGTAAATTCAGAAGAGATCCAAAGGGCTATTGATGTTCTCTCTTTAGGGAGTGGTTCATTCTCTGCATTCCCAAATTCAGAGGCCGAAGTTCTGGAATCAGCTGTAAATACTGATGCTGCTGCAATGCAGTCTGGAGCAGCAAATCAATCAACCGATGAAGTGTCTGGTTCAAAGCACAGCAAGTGGGCATATTTTATGATAATTCCAGCTGCAATATTGCTGATTAGCCTGATTGTGGCTCCAATCTTGGTCTGGCGGAAGCGAGGGCGTGCGGCAATAGGACCTTGGAAAACGGGTCTAAGTGGCCCACTTCAGAAAGCATTTGTAACAG GTGTTCCAAAGCTAAACAGACCTGAACTCGAAGCCGCTTGTGAGGATTTCAGTAACATAATCAACACTTTCCCTAGCTGCACCGTGTTCAAAGGGACATTATCTAGCGGAGTTGAGATCAGTGTTGTTTCCACTGCCATTTTGTCGCTCAAAGAGTGGCCTAAGAGTTCAGAGACATGCTTCAGAAAACAG ATAGACACACTATCAAGAGTAAACCACAAGAATTTCATCAACCTCCTAGGTTATTGCCTGGAAAATCAACCCTTCATGAGAATGATGGTGTTCGAGTATGCTCCAAATGGCACTCTCTCTGAGCATCTCCACC TCAAAGAATTTGAGCATCTGGACTGGGCTGCAAGGATGAGGATCATCATGGGTGTGGCATACTGTCTCCAATACATGCACCATGATCTCAATCCACCTGTTGCGATAACCGACATGCGCTCCGACACAATTTTCATGACAGATGATTATGCTGCCAAG ATTGCTGATGTTGGTATCTGGAAAGAAGTCGCCATAAAAGCAAAGACTGCAAAGGAGGATAGCAGCAGCCGTTCTGAATGTCCTCCTGATATCGCGAGCAACGTCTACTGCTTTGGCACGCTTCTGATAGAGATCATATCCGGAAAGCTCCCTGAAGCAGACGACCAAAAATCCATGTGCAACTGG GCCGCTGAGTATCTGAAGGGCAAGAGCTACAGCAAGCTCGTCGACGCGTCGCTGAAGGAACACAACGCCAACGAGCTGGAGGCCGTCTGCGAGGTGATTCAGGAGTGCATTGATCCCGACTCAGATCAGAGGCCGACGATGAGAGACGCCACCCGCAAGCTGAGACAAGCTCTCAACATCTCGCCGGAGGCAGCGACGCCGCGGCTCTCGCCTCTCTGGTGGGCTGAGCTCGAGATACTCTCTGCAGAGGCAACCTAG
- the LOC4327094 gene encoding protein MALE DISCOVERER 2 isoform X1, with the protein MGARWGPRRATVGPHLRDALRHLLFVFLVLLQAQAGRGGATLNGEGMALLELRERVEADPHGALRDWDPADATPCRWSGVHCFDGKVEILNLTGRELVGTLAPEIGRLQLLKSLILRNNNFRGKIPKEFGGLTALEVLDLSSNNLDGTIPEELMAMPLLKQLSLHDNQFQDDISSLHIQDISDEQAGCLSRKLGCWAGFKDWTSFSDLREKYSTNLASNRTFKSLGEPHIMQNLQSFASAVGRRLLGEVGNLPALSGNYAKSSGPVNSEEIQRAIDVLSLGSGSFSAFPNSEAEVLESAVNTDAAAMQSGAANQSTDEVSGSKHSKWAYFMIIPAAILLISLIVAPILVWRKRGRAAIGPWKTGLSGPLQKAFVTGVPKLNRPELEAACEDFSNIINTFPSCTVFKGTLSSGVEISVVSTAILSLKEWPKSSETCFRKQIDTLSRVNHKNFINLLGYCLENQPFMRMMVFEYAPNGTLSEHLHLKEFEHLDWAARMRIIMGVAYCLQYMHHDLNPPVAITDMRSDTIFMTDDYAAKIADVGIWKEVAIKAKTAKEDSSSRSECPPDIASNVYCFGTLLIEIISGKLPEADDQKSMCNWAAEYLKGKSYSKLVDASLKEHNANELEAVCEVIQECIDPDSDQRPTMRDATRKLRQALNISPEAATPRLSPLWWAELEILSAEAT; encoded by the exons ATGGGTGCGCGGTGGGGGCctcgccgcgccaccgtcgGGCCCCACCTCCGCGACGCGCTGCGTCACCTGCTCTTCGTCTTCCTCGTGCTGCTCCAGGCGCaggcggggcgcggcggcgccacgctCAACGGCGAAG GAATGGCGTTGCTCGAGCTGAGGGAGAGGGTGGAGGCTGACCCCCATGGCGCCTTGCGGGATTGGGATCCGGCAGACGCCACGCCCTGCAGATGGTCCGGCGTGCATTGCTTTGACGGTAAAGTTGAGATTTT GAACTTAACAGGCCGAGAATTGGTGGGAACTCTCGCACCTGAGATTGGACGTCTTCAACTTTTGAAATCTCT CATTCTTCGAAACAACAATTTCCGTGGGAAAATTCCCAAAGAGTTCGGAGGGTTAACTGCCCTTGAAGTACTGGATTTGAGCAGCAACAACTTGGATGGAACGATTCCAGAAGAATTAATGGCAATGCCACTGCTCAAGCAGCT GTCACTTCATGACAATCAGTTCCAAGATGATATCTCTTCTTTGCACATTCAAGATATATCTGATGAGCAGGCAGGATGCTTGAGCAGAAAATTAGGTTGCTG GGCGGGGTTTAAGGATTGGACTTCTTTCAGTGATCTCCGAGAGAAATACTCCACCAACCTAGCAAGTAACCGCACAttcaaaa GTCTAGGCGAGCCACACATTATGCAAAATTTGCAGTCCTTTGCAAGTGCCGTGGGCCGCAGGCTGCTCGGTGAAGTTGGCAATCTGCCTGCCCTTTCAGGGAATTATGCTAAATCTTCTGGCCCTGTAAATTCAGAAGAGATCCAAAGGGCTATTGATGTTCTCTCTTTAGGGAGTGGTTCATTCTCTGCATTCCCAAATTCAGAGGCCGAAGTTCTGGAATCAGCTGTAAATACTGATGCTGCTGCAATGCAGTCTGGAGCAGCAAATCAATCAACCGATGAAGTGTCTGGTTCAAAGCACAGCAAGTGGGCATATTTTATGATAATTCCAGCTGCAATATTGCTGATTAGCCTGATTGTGGCTCCAATCTTGGTCTGGCGGAAGCGAGGGCGTGCGGCAATAGGACCTTGGAAAACGGGTCTAAGTGGCCCACTTCAGAAAGCATTTGTAACAG GTGTTCCAAAGCTAAACAGACCTGAACTCGAAGCCGCTTGTGAGGATTTCAGTAACATAATCAACACTTTCCCTAGCTGCACCGTGTTCAAAGGGACATTATCTAGCGGAGTTGAGATCAGTGTTGTTTCCACTGCCATTTTGTCGCTCAAAGAGTGGCCTAAGAGTTCAGAGACATGCTTCAGAAAACAG ATAGACACACTATCAAGAGTAAACCACAAGAATTTCATCAACCTCCTAGGTTATTGCCTGGAAAATCAACCCTTCATGAGAATGATGGTGTTCGAGTATGCTCCAAATGGCACTCTCTCTGAGCATCTCCACC TCAAAGAATTTGAGCATCTGGACTGGGCTGCAAGGATGAGGATCATCATGGGTGTGGCATACTGTCTCCAATACATGCACCATGATCTCAATCCACCTGTTGCGATAACCGACATGCGCTCCGACACAATTTTCATGACAGATGATTATGCTGCCAAG ATTGCTGATGTTGGTATCTGGAAAGAAGTCGCCATAAAAGCAAAGACTGCAAAGGAGGATAGCAGCAGCCGTTCTGAATGTCCTCCTGATATCGCGAGCAACGTCTACTGCTTTGGCACGCTTCTGATAGAGATCATATCCGGAAAGCTCCCTGAAGCAGACGACCAAAAATCCATGTGCAACTGG GCCGCTGAGTATCTGAAGGGCAAGAGCTACAGCAAGCTCGTCGACGCGTCGCTGAAGGAACACAACGCCAACGAGCTGGAGGCCGTCTGCGAGGTGATTCAGGAGTGCATTGATCCCGACTCAGATCAGAGGCCGACGATGAGAGACGCCACCCGCAAGCTGAGACAAGCTCTCAACATCTCGCCGGAGGCAGCGACGCCGCGGCTCTCGCCTCTCTGGTGGGCTGAGCTCGAGATACTCTCTGCAGAGGCAACCTAG
- the LOC4327094 gene encoding protein MALE DISCOVERER 2 isoform X4, with protein MGARWGPRRATVGPHLRDALRHLLFVFLVLLQAQAGRGGATLNGEGMALLELRERVEADPHGALRDWDPADATPCRWSGVHCFDGRELVGTLAPEIGRLQLLKSLILRNNNFRGKIPKEFGGLTALEVLDLSSNNLDGTIPEELMAMPLLKQLSLHDNQFQDDISSLHIQDISDEQAGCLSRKLGCWAGFKDWTSFSDLREKYSTNLASLGEPHIMQNLQSFASAVGRRLLGEVGNLPALSGNYAKSSGPVNSEEIQRAIDVLSLGSGSFSAFPNSEAEVLESAVNTDAAAMQSGAANQSTDEVSGSKHSKWAYFMIIPAAILLISLIVAPILVWRKRGRAAIGPWKTGLSGPLQKAFVTGVPKLNRPELEAACEDFSNIINTFPSCTVFKGTLSSGVEISVVSTAILSLKEWPKSSETCFRKQIDTLSRVNHKNFINLLGYCLENQPFMRMMVFEYAPNGTLSEHLHLKEFEHLDWAARMRIIMGVAYCLQYMHHDLNPPVAITDMRSDTIFMTDDYAAKIADVGIWKEVAIKAKTAKEDSSSRSECPPDIASNVYCFGTLLIEIISGKLPEADDQKSMCNWAAEYLKGKSYSKLVDASLKEHNANELEAVCEVIQECIDPDSDQRPTMRDATRKLRQALNISPEAATPRLSPLWWAELEILSAEAT; from the exons ATGGGTGCGCGGTGGGGGCctcgccgcgccaccgtcgGGCCCCACCTCCGCGACGCGCTGCGTCACCTGCTCTTCGTCTTCCTCGTGCTGCTCCAGGCGCaggcggggcgcggcggcgccacgctCAACGGCGAAG GAATGGCGTTGCTCGAGCTGAGGGAGAGGGTGGAGGCTGACCCCCATGGCGCCTTGCGGGATTGGGATCCGGCAGACGCCACGCCCTGCAGATGGTCCGGCGTGCATTGCTTTGACG GCCGAGAATTGGTGGGAACTCTCGCACCTGAGATTGGACGTCTTCAACTTTTGAAATCTCT CATTCTTCGAAACAACAATTTCCGTGGGAAAATTCCCAAAGAGTTCGGAGGGTTAACTGCCCTTGAAGTACTGGATTTGAGCAGCAACAACTTGGATGGAACGATTCCAGAAGAATTAATGGCAATGCCACTGCTCAAGCAGCT GTCACTTCATGACAATCAGTTCCAAGATGATATCTCTTCTTTGCACATTCAAGATATATCTGATGAGCAGGCAGGATGCTTGAGCAGAAAATTAGGTTGCTG GGCGGGGTTTAAGGATTGGACTTCTTTCAGTGATCTCCGAGAGAAATACTCCACCAACCTAGCAA GTCTAGGCGAGCCACACATTATGCAAAATTTGCAGTCCTTTGCAAGTGCCGTGGGCCGCAGGCTGCTCGGTGAAGTTGGCAATCTGCCTGCCCTTTCAGGGAATTATGCTAAATCTTCTGGCCCTGTAAATTCAGAAGAGATCCAAAGGGCTATTGATGTTCTCTCTTTAGGGAGTGGTTCATTCTCTGCATTCCCAAATTCAGAGGCCGAAGTTCTGGAATCAGCTGTAAATACTGATGCTGCTGCAATGCAGTCTGGAGCAGCAAATCAATCAACCGATGAAGTGTCTGGTTCAAAGCACAGCAAGTGGGCATATTTTATGATAATTCCAGCTGCAATATTGCTGATTAGCCTGATTGTGGCTCCAATCTTGGTCTGGCGGAAGCGAGGGCGTGCGGCAATAGGACCTTGGAAAACGGGTCTAAGTGGCCCACTTCAGAAAGCATTTGTAACAG GTGTTCCAAAGCTAAACAGACCTGAACTCGAAGCCGCTTGTGAGGATTTCAGTAACATAATCAACACTTTCCCTAGCTGCACCGTGTTCAAAGGGACATTATCTAGCGGAGTTGAGATCAGTGTTGTTTCCACTGCCATTTTGTCGCTCAAAGAGTGGCCTAAGAGTTCAGAGACATGCTTCAGAAAACAG ATAGACACACTATCAAGAGTAAACCACAAGAATTTCATCAACCTCCTAGGTTATTGCCTGGAAAATCAACCCTTCATGAGAATGATGGTGTTCGAGTATGCTCCAAATGGCACTCTCTCTGAGCATCTCCACC TCAAAGAATTTGAGCATCTGGACTGGGCTGCAAGGATGAGGATCATCATGGGTGTGGCATACTGTCTCCAATACATGCACCATGATCTCAATCCACCTGTTGCGATAACCGACATGCGCTCCGACACAATTTTCATGACAGATGATTATGCTGCCAAG ATTGCTGATGTTGGTATCTGGAAAGAAGTCGCCATAAAAGCAAAGACTGCAAAGGAGGATAGCAGCAGCCGTTCTGAATGTCCTCCTGATATCGCGAGCAACGTCTACTGCTTTGGCACGCTTCTGATAGAGATCATATCCGGAAAGCTCCCTGAAGCAGACGACCAAAAATCCATGTGCAACTGG GCCGCTGAGTATCTGAAGGGCAAGAGCTACAGCAAGCTCGTCGACGCGTCGCTGAAGGAACACAACGCCAACGAGCTGGAGGCCGTCTGCGAGGTGATTCAGGAGTGCATTGATCCCGACTCAGATCAGAGGCCGACGATGAGAGACGCCACCCGCAAGCTGAGACAAGCTCTCAACATCTCGCCGGAGGCAGCGACGCCGCGGCTCTCGCCTCTCTGGTGGGCTGAGCTCGAGATACTCTCTGCAGAGGCAACCTAG